The following proteins are co-located in the Camelina sativa cultivar DH55 chromosome 12, Cs, whole genome shotgun sequence genome:
- the LOC104732100 gene encoding uncharacterized protein LOC104732100 yields the protein MNSIQLSCSSLPHDIILKIGSSLQVNDLCALSSCSSFWRELCGSDVLWEPLFRKRWPLLFTFDADSTQFLQPQNAGTTNDESSQEWRRFYVAQHTEMASRASEVITYVTKWPSTLSLEGGQYLHAVETMSSMRLGFQDVEFFIFKPNLSVLLNLIGLIYCIQHLKPLREQILEALTRYGISEQLVWVKWLTLGRWSGGRRMRDEIVSRQVSLVNVVTGKEETVLKVLQRGVVHEVLRVCISTMDLACAPCTSSTIRNY from the exons aTGAATTCGATTCAATTATCTTGTAGCTCTCTTCCCCATGACATAATCCTGAAGATCGGCTCTTCTCTTcag GTGAATGATCTTTGTGCACTCAGTAGCTGTTCTAGTTTTTGGAGAGAGCTTTGTGGTTCTGATGTCTTATGGGAACCTCTGTTTCGAAAAAGATGGCCTTTGTTGTTCACATTTGATGCAGACAGTACTCAGTTTCTTCAACCCCAAAACGCTGGAACCACCAATGATGAAAGTTCTCAG GAATGGAGAAGATTTTACGTGGCGCAGCATACGGAAATGGCATCAAGAGCTTCCGAGGTGATTACGTATGTGACCAAATGGCCATCTACGTTGTCTCTAGAGGGCGGCCAATACCTGCACGCGGTTGAAACAATGAGCTCGATGAGGTTAGGATTTCAAGATGTGGAGTTTTTTATCTTCAAACCAAACTTGAGCGTGCTGCTAAACCTCATTGGACTCATCTACTGCATACAACACCTGAAACCGCTG CGGGAGCAAATCTTGGAAGCGCTTACGCGATATGGAATCTCCGAGCAGCTGGTTTGGGTGAAATGGTTGACGTTAGGTCGATGGTCAGGTGGGAGACGAATGAGAGACGAAATCGTATCACGTCAGGTCTCTCTAGTCAATGTTGTAACAGGGAAAGAAGAAACCGTTCTAAAAGTGCTTCAGCGTGGAGTTGTTCACGAAGTTCTTCGTGTTTGTATCTCAACCATGGATCTTGCTTGCGCCCCTTGCACCAGTAGCACCATCAGAAACTACTAA
- the LOC104732099 gene encoding probable helicase MAGATAMA 3, with amino-acid sequence MAIDNIKLQEEESSAVTRFYNIILGWDYKQLTKENERNNRKDSKEKLSVVKNTYKDVDDYFETFEPLLFEEVKAQILQNKDSEEETVCKMRLVMECSEGEGFHFLLVTYEHEEDEYLAQNDLLLLSKEEVKGNSFPSSYGFAVVENRQSNLLRLRMYLAEDIVKITRNTKSSRTKSFIQSLSNMRSLITSSASAIDKRVFSLKLCGLSTIIREYIALRSVSSLPFKDLIFTAEEKSCGSGDEAWKISGPLHDYFNENLNKSQKEAIDVGLSRKSFVLIQGPPGTGKTQTILSILGAIMHATPARVQSKGTMQEVKRGIQMTMEEKYNHWGRASPWILGVNPRDAIMPEDGDDGFFPTSGNELKPEVVNASRKYRLRVLVCAPSNSALDEIVLRLLTTGLRDENAQTYTPKIVRIGLKAHHSVASVSLDHLVTQKRGSAIDKPKQGTTGTDIDSIRTAILEEAAIVFATLSFSGSALLAKSTRGFDVVIIDEAAQAVEPATLIPLATRCKQVFLVGDPKQLPATVISTVAQDSGYGTSMFERLQKAGYPVKMLKTQYRMHPEIRSFPSKQFYEEALEDGSNIEAQTTRDWHKYRCFGPFCFFDIHEGKESQHPGATGSRVNLDEVEFVLLIYHRLVTMYPELKSSSQLAIISPYNYQVKTFKDRFKEMFGAEAEKVVDINTVDGFQGREKDVAIFSCVRANDKGQIGFLSNSRRMNVGITRAKSSVLVVGSAATLKSDPLWKNLIESAEQRNRLFKVSKPLNYFFSEENLETMKVTEDMEIPDAPLYEDEALXSGGTIWWR; translated from the exons ATGGCGATCGATAATATTAagctacaagaagaagaatcctcAGCTGTTACCCGTTTCTATAACATTATATTAGGTTGGGATTACAAACAgcttacaaaagaaaatgag AGGAATAATAGAAAGGATTCTAAAGAGAAGTTGAGTGTTGTAAAGAATACTtataaagatgttgatgatTACTTTGAGACTTTTGAACCACTGCTCTTCGAAGAAGTTAAAGCTCAAATTTTGCAGAATAAAGACAGTGAAGAAG AAACGGTGTGTAAAATGAGATTGGTAATGGAATGCAGCGAGGGTGAAGGGTTTCACTTTCTGCTTGTCACATACGAACATGAAGAGGATGAATATCTTGCTCAAAACgatcttttgttgttgtcaaaagaAGAG GTTAAAGGGAATTCATTTCCTTCATCTTATGGGTTTGCTGTAGTGGAAAATCGTCAAAGCAATCTTCTTCGACTTCGGATGTATTTAGCTGAAGATATAGTCAAGATAACCAGAAATACTAAATCCTCTAGAACAAAGTCATTTATccaatctctctcaaatatGCGTTCTCTTATTACATCGTCTGCCAGCGCTATAGACAAAAGGGTATTCAGTTTAAAG ttaTGTGGTTTATCGACCATTATTCGGGAATATATAGCACTACGATCGGTCAGTTCGCTCCCTTTCAAGGATTTAATCTTTACTGCAGAAGAAAAATcttgtggttctggagatgaAGCGTGGAAAATATCTGGACCTCTGCATGATTATTTTAAcgaaaatcttaacaaatcccAAAAGGAGGCAATTGAT GTTGGTCTGTCAAGGAAATCCTTCGTGTTAATACAG GGTCCTCCAGGTACGGGGAAAACACAGACAATTCTTAGCATTCTTGGAGCTATTATGCATGCCACTCCAGCAAGAGTCCAGTCTAA GGGTACAATGCAAGAAGTGAAACGTGGAATTCAGATGACCATGGAGGAGAA ATACAATCACTGGGGACGAGCTTCTCCTTGGATTTTGGGTGTCAACCCTCGAGATGCTATTATGCCtgaagatggtgatgatggtttTTTTCCAACCTCAGGAAATGAATTG aaaCCAGAGGTGGTTAATGCTAGTCGGAAGTACAGATTACGAGTACTTGTCTGTGCTCCATCAAACTCGGCACTTGATGAGATTGTGTTGCGGCTTCTGACTACAG GTCTTCGTGACGAAAACGCCCAGACATACACACCCAAAATAGTTCGAATTGGTCTCAAGGCACATCACTCCGTTGCATCAGTATCCCTGGATCACCTT GTAACACAAAAGCGTGGCTCTGCCATCGATAAACCAAAACAAGGAACGACAGGAACTGATATAGATAGTATCCGCACTGCAATTTTGGAAGAGGCTGCAATT GTGTTCGCTACCCTTAGCTTCAGTGGCTCAGCACTTCTTGCTAAATCTACCCGTGGCTTCGATGTCGTTATTATAGATGAAGCTGCACAAGCT GTTGAGCCAGCAACTCTAATCCCTTTGGCCACTAGGTGCAAACAAGTGTTTCTG GTAGGGGATCCAAAACAACTCCCAGCTACTGTAATCTCAACTGTTGCTCAGGATTCTGG GTATGGTACAAGCATGTTCGAGAGACTTCAAAAGGCTGGCTATCCAGTGAAAATGTTGAAGACCCAATACCGGATGCATCCAGAG ATAAGAAGCTTTCCATCAAAGCAATTCTATGAAGAAGCACTGGAAGATGGATCTAACATTGAAGCTCAGACTACCCGGGACTGGCATAAATACCGTTGCTTTGGTCCATTTTGCTTTTTCGATATACATGAAGGGAAAGAGTCTCAACATCCAGGAGCAACTGGTTCTCGGGTAAATCTAGATGAGGTGGAATTTGTTCTTCTCATCTACCACAGACTTGTGACCATGTACCCAGAGCTGAAGTCAAGTTCTCAGCTAGCTATTATATCGCCGTATAACTACCAAGTAAAAACTTTCAAAGATCGGTTTAAGGAGATGTTTGGTGCGGAGGCAGAAAAGGTGGTTGATATCAACACTGTTGATGGGTTCCAG GGAAGGGAGAAGGATGTTGCTATATTCTCATGCGTCAGAGCTAACGATAAAGGACAAATTGGTTTTCTCTCTAATTCTCGGCGGATGAATGTTGGGATTACACGAGCTAAGTCTTCAGTATTG GTCGTTGGTTCAGCTGCAACATTGAAGAGCGATCCGCTCTGGAAAAACCTTATCGAAAGTGCTGAGCAAAGAAACCGATTATTCAAG